The stretch of DNA CAGCGCGGCGACGGCCTTCTCCGCCGCCTGCCGCAGGTTGTCCGCCGGGGTGATGGCGAGGCCGGAGTTGCGCAGCAGCTCCTTGCCCAGCTCGACGTTGGTGCCTTCCAGCCGGACCACGAGCGGGACCTTGAGCTGGACCTCCTTCGCCGCGGCGATGATGCCCTCGGCGATGACGTCGCACTTCATGATGCCGCCGAAGATGTTGACCAGCACCGCCTTCACCGCGGGGTCGGCCAGGATGAGCTTGAAGGCCGCCGTCACCTTCTCCTTGCTCGCGCCGCCGCCCACGTCCAGGAAGTTGGCCGGCTCACCGCCCACCAGCTTGATGGTGTCCATGGTGGCCATGGCCAGACCCGCGCCATTCACCATGCAGCCGATGTTGCCGTCGAGCGCGATGTACGCCAGGTCCCACTCCTTGGCCTGCGTCTCGCGCGCGTCCTCCTCGGCCAGGTCGCGGTACTCCAGCAGGTCCTTGTGCCGGTACAGCGCGTTCTCGTCGAACGTCACCTTCGCGTCGAGCGCCACCACGCCGCCATCCTTCAGGATGACCAGCGGGTTGATCTCCACCAGCGACGCGTCCGTCTCCACGAACATCTTGTAGAGCGCGGTGCAGAACTGGACGAACTTGTTCACCGTCGGGCCCGTCAGGCCCAGGCCGAAGGCCAGCTTGCGGCCCTGGAAGTCCAGGAAGCCCACCGCCGGATCCACCGACTCGCGGAGGATCTTCTCCGGGTGCTTCTCCGCCACTTCCTCGATCTCCACGCCGCCCTCGCGGGAGGCCATGAAGGTGACGCGGCTGGTGGCGCGGTCCAGCGTCACGCCCAGGTACAGCTCCTGGCCGATGGCGAGACCCTCTTCGATGTAGACCTTGTGGACCGTCTGGCCTTCCGGCCCGGTCTGGATGGTCTTCAGCTTCATGCCCAGCATCGCCTTGGCGAGGTCCTTCGCCTCGGCGGGGCTCTTGGCCAGCTTCACGCCGCCACCCTTGCCGCGACCACCCGCGTGGATCTGGGCCTTCACCACGACGACCGGCGTGGCGAGCTGCTTGGCGGCCGCCTCCGCATCGTTCGGCGACAGCGCGAGGATGCCCTTCGGCGTGGGCACGCCGTACTTCCGGAAGATTTCCTTGCCCTGGTACTCGTGGATTTTCATCGAGGCTCCATGTGGAGACGAGGGGGACGACCCCTTACAGGCGGCCAGCGCGTGCCCCTCATTGCGCAGAAAACAACGGATGGCAAGGCCGTTTGACCCGACATGCACCGCGGTGCGGCAGCGGGTGGACAGCAGATAACCCAGGATGTCCGGCGAGATGAGCGCGCCTTCAAGGCCGCGTCACGAGGGGGTGACGAAGCCCCAGGCCGTCTGGCGCTCGGCGGACGACGCGCGAGGCCCTCGAGTCGAGCACTCCCCCGCGCCCGTGGGCCAAGCCCGCGTCGGGCCGCTCGAGCTCCGTGACGGGCAACGGCGACGGCCCCGCCCCACGTCCACGAGGGACGCGAGCACGGGGCCGCCAGCAAGCGCGCCGTGAGCGGCGGAGGGCCTAGCCCGGACCGCCGTGGCTCTTGCGCTCCTCTTCCTTGGAGAAGAGGTCCTTGATGACCACCTTGGTGACCTCGCGGTTCATCATCGCGATGGAGGTGGTGAGCGGAATCTCCTTCGGGCAGACCTTGACGCAGTTCTGCGCCTTGCCGCAGTCGGAGAGGCCGCCGGGGCCCATGAGCGCGCGCACGCGCTCCTCGGCGTTCATCTTCCCCGTCGGGTTCATGTTGAACAGGCGGGCCTGGCTGATGGCCGCCGCGCCGACGAAGGAGTTGTCGATGGTGACCTGCGGGCACGCCTCCAGGCAGCTGCCGCAGGTGATGCACGTGGACAGCACGTACATCGTGGACTGATCCACCGGCGACTGACGCGGGCCGGGGCCCAGGTTGTGCGTGCCGTCGATGGGCACCCAGCCCTTGACGCGCTTGAGGGCCTCGAACATGCGGTTGCGGTCCACCGCCAGGTCGCGGACGACGGGGAACTTCGTCATCGGCTCCAGGGTGATGGGCTGCTCCAGCTTGTCGATGAGCGCCGAGCAGGCCATGCGCACGCGCCCGTTGATGTTCATGGCGCAGCTGCCGCAGACCTCCTCGAGGCACGCGGCGTCCCACACCACCGGCGGCACCTTCTTGCCGTCCGACGTGACGGGGTTGCGCTGGATCTCCATCAGGCACGAGATGACGTTGGCGCCCTTGCGATACGGGACCTTGAACTCGTCGTAGTGGCCCGGCTTGCTGGGATCATCCTGCCGCCAGATGCGGAAGGTGATGGTCTGGTTACTGACGGCGGATGCCTGTGCGGTGTCCATGTGGCTCGGCCCTTCGCTTCACAGTCAGTTACGGGGGTCCGGACCTGCGCCCGGACCCACCCCAAGAACTCCCCGGCGACTCACGCGTACCAGCGCGGCTCGGGCTTCAACACGTCGGTCTTGACGTCCTCGTAGGAGATCTGCGGCCCCTGCTCGGCGTACTTCGCGATGGTCGTCTTCGCCCACTTGTCGTGGCGCTTCTGCCACAGCGCCATCCACTCGGGATCCTGGTTCGGGTCCTTCGTCTTGGGCTCGGGCAGCGAGAAGTCCGGCTTGTAGTGCGCGCCGCGGCTCTCGTCGCGCAAGAGCGCGCTGGTGGCGATGACCTCGCCCAGCTCCAGCATGTTCCACAGCTGGTTGGTGTACGAGAGCGAGCGGTTGGAGGAGTTGCCCGTGTCGAGCACGTTGACGTTCGCCCAACGGCTCTTGAGCTCGCGGATCTTCTCCACCGTCTTCTTCAGCCGGTCGTTGTAGCGGACGACGGTGCAGTTCTCCGTCATCACGTCGCCCAGCTCCTTCGCCAGCCCGTACGGGTTCTCCGGGCCGTTCATCTTCTTGATGGTGGCGAAGCGGTCCTCCCAGTAGCGCTTGGCGTCCTGGAAGTACTTCTGCGGCATCGCCGCCGCGCTCGTCTCGTTGTTCTTGGCGAACGCCGTCATCGCCGGGCCGCCGATCATGCCCGAGTAGATGCAGGACAGGAGCGAGTTGGCGCCCAGGCGGTTGGCGCCGTGGAACGCGTAGTCCGCCTCTCCCGCGGCGTACAGGCCGGGGATGTTGGTGGACTGGTTCTTCGGGCTGCCCTCCAGCGGGGTGTTGTCCTTGTTCGGCTCGAACGTCACATACAGGCCGCCCATGGAGTAGTGCATGCCCGGGAAGATGACCATCGGCGTGACGCGCGGGTCGTCTCCCACGAACTTCTCGTAGATCTCCATGACGCCCTTGATCTTGGCGTCGAGCGTCTTGGCCGGGATGTGCGTGACGTCCAGGTACACGCCGTCGCGCCCGCCGATGCCCATGCCCAGGTCGCGGCAGACCATGAAGATCTCGCGCGTGGCGACGTCGCGGGGGACCAGGTTCTTGTACTTGGGGTACTTCTCCTCGAGGAAGTACCAGCGCTCGCTCTCCGGGATGTCCCGGGGCCCGCGCGGGTCACC from Myxococcus stipitatus encodes:
- the sucC gene encoding ADP-forming succinate--CoA ligase subunit beta; this translates as MKIHEYQGKEIFRKYGVPTPKGILALSPNDAEAAAKQLATPVVVVKAQIHAGGRGKGGGVKLAKSPAEAKDLAKAMLGMKLKTIQTGPEGQTVHKVYIEEGLAIGQELYLGVTLDRATSRVTFMASREGGVEIEEVAEKHPEKILRESVDPAVGFLDFQGRKLAFGLGLTGPTVNKFVQFCTALYKMFVETDASLVEINPLVILKDGGVVALDAKVTFDENALYRHKDLLEYRDLAEEDARETQAKEWDLAYIALDGNIGCMVNGAGLAMATMDTIKLVGGEPANFLDVGGGASKEKVTAAFKLILADPAVKAVLVNIFGGIMKCDVIAEGIIAAAKEVQLKVPLVVRLEGTNVELGKELLRNSGLAITPADNLRQAAEKAVAALK
- the sdhB gene encoding succinate dehydrogenase iron-sulfur subunit — its product is MDTAQASAVSNQTITFRIWRQDDPSKPGHYDEFKVPYRKGANVISCLMEIQRNPVTSDGKKVPPVVWDAACLEEVCGSCAMNINGRVRMACSALIDKLEQPITLEPMTKFPVVRDLAVDRNRMFEALKRVKGWVPIDGTHNLGPGPRQSPVDQSTMYVLSTCITCGSCLEACPQVTIDNSFVGAAAISQARLFNMNPTGKMNAEERVRALMGPGGLSDCGKAQNCVKVCPKEIPLTTSIAMMNREVTKVVIKDLFSKEEERKSHGGPG
- the sdhA gene encoding succinate dehydrogenase flavoprotein subunit; translation: MAAAARFTVVGGGLAGLMTTIKLAEAGHQVDVLSLVPVKRSHSVCAQGGINGAVNTKGEGDSPEIHVKDTLRGGDFLAEQVSVKGMCYAAPSIIYLLDRMGVTFNRTPEGLLDFRRFGGTLHHRTAFAGATTGQQLLYALDEQVRRYEAEGKVTKYEYWEWLGTVKDETGRCIGSVAVDLRTMEIRTFPAEAVCLATGGPGIVFGRSTNSIINTGTAAGRAYMEGAIYANGEFIQVHPTSIPGEDKLRLMSESVRGEGGRVWVPRKKGDPRGPRDIPESERWYFLEEKYPKYKNLVPRDVATREIFMVCRDLGMGIGGRDGVYLDVTHIPAKTLDAKIKGVMEIYEKFVGDDPRVTPMVIFPGMHYSMGGLYVTFEPNKDNTPLEGSPKNQSTNIPGLYAAGEADYAFHGANRLGANSLLSCIYSGMIGGPAMTAFAKNNETSAAAMPQKYFQDAKRYWEDRFATIKKMNGPENPYGLAKELGDVMTENCTVVRYNDRLKKTVEKIRELKSRWANVNVLDTGNSSNRSLSYTNQLWNMLELGEVIATSALLRDESRGAHYKPDFSLPEPKTKDPNQDPEWMALWQKRHDKWAKTTIAKYAEQGPQISYEDVKTDVLKPEPRWYA